The following coding sequences are from one Nicotiana tomentosiformis chromosome 3, ASM39032v3, whole genome shotgun sequence window:
- the LOC104107040 gene encoding DNA-dependent metalloprotease WSS1-like gives MDLNDLNKVWEVKPLKKVRDDEAREILEKVAKQVQPIMRKRKWKVKVLSEFCPANPSLLGLNIGGGAEVKLRLRRPNNELDFFPYTQILDTMLHELCHNEYGPHNADFYNLLDEIRKECEELMAKGITGTGQGFDLPGKRLGGFSRQPPLSSLRQKALAAAENRSRVGALLPSGPKRLGGDSSIKAALTPIQAAAMAAERRLHDDLWCGSKMVESKGPSESSKTSVGPKSDHISVLGTDPQIMWECCACTLLNQPLALLCGACGIPKDRGNDANAAKVWSCKFCTLHNSHEIDRCLACGDTLMVHLFQPLVLILAPKTREAKNFKLQADFSTGQTLFIKLIANVYMV, from the exons ATGGATCTTAATGATCTAAACAAAGTCTGGGAAGTCAAACCTTTGAAGAAGGTACGTGATGATGAGGCAAGAGAAATTCTTGAAAAGGTAGCGAAGCAAGTGCAACCTATAATGCGCAAACGGAAATGGAAAGTCAAGGTGCTCTCTGAATTTTG TCCTGCCAATCCATCACTTTTAGGACTCAACATAGGAGGAGGTGCAGAGGTTAAGCTTAGATTGCGGCGACCAAACAATGAGTTGGACTTCTTCCCTTATACTCAAATTCTTGACACCATGCTTCATGAACTCTGCCACAATGAATATGGCCCGCATAATGCTGATTTTTATAACCTATTGGACGAAATCAGGAAG GAATGTGAAGAGCTTATGGCTAAAGGAATTACAGGTACTGGACAAGGATTTGATCTCCCCGGAAAGCGATTGGGTGGGTTTTCTCGACAACCTCCATTGTCATCATTGCGGCAGAAAGCACTGGCTGCTGCAGAAAACAGATCACGAGTTGGAGCACTTTTGCCATCGGGGCCTAAGCGTCTGGGGGGTGATAGTAGCATCAAGGCTGCACTCACCCCAATTCAGGCTGCCGCTATGGCTGCAGAAAGGAGGTTACACGATGATCTGTGGTGCGGCTCCAAAATGGTAGAGAGCAAGGGACCCTCTGAAAGCTCTAAAACTTCAGTAGGACCAAAGTCTGATCATATTTCAGTTCTAGGAACCGATCCTCAGATAATGTGGGAATGTTGTGCATGTACTTTATTGAATCAG CCGCTAGCGCTTCTATGTGGAGCTTGTGGAATCCCGAAGGATAGAGGAAATGACGCAAATGCAGCAAAAGTCTGGTCTTGTAAGTTTTGCACGCTGCATAATAGCCACGAGATTGACCGGTGCTTAGCTTGTGGAGATACTCTTATGGTTCACCTGTTTCAACCACTGGTCCTCATATTGGCACCTAAAACACGAGAAGCGAAGAATTTTAAATTACAGGCGGACTTTAGTACAGGTCAGAcgttatttattaaattaattgcaAATGTGTATATGGTGTAA
- the LOC104107041 gene encoding (R)-mandelonitrile lyase-like, whose protein sequence is MAKSCTLYWSYFVFFTIMTLISLPTTHSDSSDESPNYMRFVFNATEFPSEDYYDYIVVGGGTAGCPLAATLSEKYKVLLLERGGVPYGKPNLMTQEGFLTVLTDVDDFESPAQTFTSEDGVPNARGRILGGSSAINAGFYSRADQDFYVRSGIKWDLHVVNQSYEWVERSIVFRPELKNWQSAVRDGLVEAGIDPFNGFSLDHVLGTKIGGSTFDSSGRRHSAADILNYANPSNIQVAVYASVERVLLAQSAPYSPSKMAAIGVIFRDQAGRYHHAMVRGKGEVLLSAGALGSPQLLLLSGVGPRPYLSTWGIPVAHHLPYVGQFLFDNPRNGISIVPPMPLEHSLIQVVGITDAGAYLEAASNVIPFASPANSVFIRSSPSPVYLTVATLMEKIVGPVSSGSLRLASTDVRVNPIVRFNYFSSSGDVERCVNGTRKIADVLRTRTMDIFKFDQWFGGRDFRYVGPALPVDESNDELMREFCHRTVSTIWHYHGGCVVGKVVDQNLRVLGIDGLRVVDGSVFSVSPGTNPQATLLMLGRYVGMVMLRERFR, encoded by the exons ATGGCAAAATCTTGTACTCTTTACTGGTCATATTTCGTCTTTTTCACCATCATGACACTAATTTCGCTGCCCACAACACATTCTGATTCTTCTGACGAGA GTCCAAATTACATGCGGTTTGTGTTTAATGCAACGGAGTTCCCATCGGAAGACTACTATGATTACATCGTGGTGGGAGGTGGCACCGCCGGCTGTCCACTGGCGGCTACACTGTCAGAGAAGTACAAAGTTTTACTTCTTGAAAGAGGCGGTGTTCCATATGGAAAGCCTAATTTGATGACCCAAGAAGGGTTTCTCACAGTACTCACTGACGTTGATGATTTTGAGTCCCCTGCTCAAACCTTCACCTCTGAAGACGGAGTTCCAAATGCCAGAGGTCGCATTCTTGGAGGTAGTAGTGCAATTAATGCTGGTTTTTACAGTAGAGCTGATCAAGATTTTTATGTTAGGTCAGGGATTAAGTGGGATTTACATGTTGTTAATCAATCTTATGAATGGGTTGAGAGGTCTATTGTGTTTAGGCCTGAACTCAAGAATTGGCAGTCAGCTGTGAGGGATGGCTTAGTCGAAGCTGGTATTGATCCCTTTAATGGGTTTAGTTTGGATCATGTTCTTGGTACCAAGATTGGTGGCTCCACTTTTGATAGCTCTGGCCGTAGACATAGTGCTGCTGATATACTTAACTATGCAAATCCTTCGAATATTCAGGTAGCTGTGTATGCTAGTGTAGAGAGGGTTCTTCTAGCTCAGTCAGCACCTTATTCTCCCTCTAAGATGGCTGCGATTGGCGTGATTTTTCGCGATCAAGCTGGGCGATATCACCATGCTATGGTGAGGGGAAAGGGTGAGGTTTTACTGTCAGCAGGTGCTCTTGGTAGCCCACAGTTGCTTCTCTTGAGTGGTGTTGGTCCTAGGCCTTATCTCTCCACATGGGGTATTCCTGTTGCTCACCATTTACCTTATGTGGGGCAGTTTTTGTTTGATAATCCAAGAAATGGTATCTCAATTGTGCCGCCGATGCCGCTGGAGCATTCTTTGATTCAGGTTGTGGGGATTACTGATGCAGGGGCTTATTTGGAGGCTGCCTCTAATGTCATTCCATTTGCTTCCCCTGCCAACTCTGTTTTCATCAGGAGTTCGCCTTCTCCGGTGTATCTCACTGTTGCCACACTCATGGAGAAGATTGTTGGACCAGTTTCTTCGGGTTCACTTAGGTTGGCATCGACAGATGTTAGGGTTAACCCCATTGTTCGATTCAATTACTTCAGTAGCTCTGGAGATGTAGAGAGGTGTGTCAATGGAACCAGGAAAATTGCGGATGTTTTGAGAACCAGAACAATGGATATTTTCAAGTTTGATCAATGGTTTGGTGGTAGGGATTTTAGATATGTTGGTCCTGCTTTGCCTGTTGATGAGTCGAATGATGAGCTTATGAGGGAGTTTTGCCATCGAACAGTCAGTACCATTTGGCACTATCATGGTGGCTGTGTTGTGGGGAAGGTGGTTGATCAGAATTTGAGAGTGCTTGGCATTGATGGCCTCAGAGTTGTTGATGGTTCAGTTTTCAGTGTGTCGCCAGGGACCAACCCCCAGGCTACTCTTCTCATGCTTGGACG GTATGTTGGCATGGTGATGCTTAGGGAGAGGTTCAGATAG